One Kiritimatiellia bacterium DNA segment encodes these proteins:
- a CDS encoding DUF362 domain-containing protein, with translation MNPRKSIVAVLKTSPATILRDYHRLMNLAGYQAVLPKTAATALKINISWHFFFPGSSTTPWQLDGVIRALKRDGYDPAKIHACHNRTVVIDARLGERKNKQINVVQAHNLANTHLYDEGIEWINVRDAVGVLADKFLVLNRVYPDGFHIPKSFIGENIIHLPTVKTHVFTTTTGAMKNAFGGLLNEKRHWTHPVIHETLVDLLMIQQKIHSGIFAVMDGAFAGDGPGPRCMTPLSKNIILASADQVAIDAVAAKLMGFDPLRDIKFIRLAHEKGLGCGNPADIEIRGDLEAARENWHFSGPFRKMTFASRMQHKIYWGPLKKPLEWSLKTFLAPWSYIASVLYHDFYWYPSHRKLLQTALQSDWGKLFHNWDQLALPPDDLAAEGWKDVGLKTDEIRPEYEPESKRHFLQAMKILGQCIREAPEFSTRRRKNPH, from the coding sequence ATGAACCCGCGCAAATCCATTGTGGCCGTCCTGAAAACCTCGCCGGCCACAATCCTGCGGGATTACCACCGCCTGATGAATCTGGCCGGTTATCAGGCGGTTCTGCCGAAAACCGCCGCCACAGCCCTGAAAATAAACATCAGCTGGCATTTCTTTTTCCCCGGCAGTTCCACCACCCCCTGGCAGTTGGATGGCGTCATCCGCGCCTTGAAACGCGACGGCTATGACCCCGCGAAAATCCATGCCTGCCATAACCGCACCGTGGTCATTGACGCCCGGCTCGGTGAACGCAAAAACAAGCAGATCAACGTCGTCCAGGCCCACAACCTTGCCAATACACATCTATACGACGAAGGCATTGAATGGATTAACGTAAGAGACGCCGTCGGCGTCCTGGCCGACAAGTTTCTTGTCCTGAACAGGGTTTATCCCGACGGGTTCCATATCCCGAAATCGTTCATCGGCGAAAACATCATTCACCTGCCAACCGTCAAAACCCATGTCTTCACAACGACCACCGGCGCCATGAAAAACGCCTTCGGCGGACTGCTGAATGAAAAACGCCACTGGACCCATCCCGTGATTCACGAAACACTGGTTGACCTGCTCATGATCCAGCAAAAAATACACAGCGGTATTTTCGCGGTCATGGACGGCGCCTTCGCCGGCGACGGCCCCGGTCCAAGGTGCATGACGCCCCTCTCAAAAAACATTATCCTGGCCTCCGCCGACCAGGTTGCCATTGACGCCGTGGCCGCCAAGCTGATGGGTTTTGATCCCCTGCGCGACATCAAGTTCATTCGCCTCGCGCATGAAAAAGGGCTGGGCTGCGGCAATCCGGCCGATATTGAAATCCGGGGCGACCTTGAGGCGGCCCGGGAGAACTGGCATTTCTCCGGCCCGTTCAGAAAAATGACTTTTGCCAGCAGAATGCAGCATAAAATTTACTGGGGGCCTTTGAAAAAGCCGTTGGAATGGTCGCTGAAGACTTTTCTGGCCCCCTGGTCTTACATTGCCAGCGTCCTTTACCACGATTTTTACTGGTATCCCTCCCACCGCAAACTCCTGCAAACAGCGCTGCAAAGCGACTGGGGCAAACTGTTTCACAACTGGGACCAGTTGGCCCTGCCGCCGGATGATTTGGCCGCCGAAGGCTGGAAAGATGTCGGCTTGAAAACCGATGAAATCCGGCCGGAATACGAGCCGGAAAGCAAACGGCATTTCCTCCAGGCAATGAAAATCCTCGGCCAATGCATCAGGGAAGCGCCGGAATTTTCAACCCGCCGGCGGAAAAATCCGCATTAA